Proteins encoded in a region of the Ziziphus jujuba cultivar Dongzao chromosome 3, ASM3175591v1 genome:
- the LOC107423230 gene encoding endo-1,3;1,4-beta-D-glucanase-like, which yields MSSSQCFSNPPSLSSTCGAGHVEQVGGLNTYVTGPLDSNSNRAILLISDVFGYEAPNLRQLADKVAAAGFLVVVPDFLYGDPFDLDNPNIDRESWLKAHTTDKGYEDAKVVIAVLKSKGVSAIGAAGFCWGGVVVTKLANSTYIQAAVVLHPGPLTDEDINEVKVPIAILGAEIDKYTTPEQVKHFGEILSAKSEFDSFVKIFPGVAHGWTVRYSVEDESAVKSAEEAHLDMLNWFTKYVN from the exons ATGTCAAGCTCTCAGTGCTTTTCAAACCCACCAAGCCTGAGCTCAACATGTGGAGCCGGACATGTTGAACAAGTTGGAGGCCTTAATACATATGTGACTGGCCCTCTCGATTCCAATTCCAACCGTGCAATCCTTCTCATCTCTGATGTCTTTG GGTATGAAGCTCCCAATTTAAG GCAACTCGCAGATAAAGTTGCAGCAGCGGGATTTTTGGTTGTGGTTCCTGATTTTCTCTATGGTGACCCTTTTGATCTGGACAACCCTAACATTGATCGAGAATCATGGCTAAAAGCTCATACCACG GATAAAGGATATGAAGATGCTAAAGTAGTGATTGCAGTTCTAAAGAGCAAAGGTGTTTCAGCCATAGGAGCTGCAGGTTTTTGCTGGGGAG GGGTGGTTGTGACAAAATTAGCAAATTCTACTTACATCCAGGCTGCAGTTGTCTTGCATCCTGGTCCGCTGACAGATGAAGATATAAATG AGGTGAAGGTTCCCATTGCTATTTTGGGAGCTGAGATTGATAAATATACAACCCCAGAACAAGTGAAGCATTTTGGTGAGATTTTATCTGCCAAATCTGAG TTTGATAGTTTTGTGAAGATATTCCCTGGTGTGGCTCATGGATGGACAGTAAGATACAGTGTTGAAGATGAATCAGCTGTGAAGAGTGCTGAAGAGGCTCATTTGGACATGTTAAATTGGTTTACcaaatatgtaaactaa
- the LOC107423238 gene encoding endo-1,3;1,4-beta-D-glucanase-like isoform X2 — protein sequence MCLLPIYRYSLQALALKTIGSAKQTVIDLWVLRLVENQRGYGAPNLRKIADKSAAAGFYVAVPDFLHGEPFVRNNPNRTMQAWLKDHDPVKASVEAKSFIEALKKKGVSKVGAAGFCWGGKVAVELSKTDYIQASVLLHPSYTTVDDIKAVKVPISILGAEVDGQAPPKVLKQYEEVLATKPDHVDYFVKVFQNVSHGWTVRYNDSDPVAVKRANEAHKYMLKWFVKHLK from the exons ATGTGCCTTTTGCCCATTTATAGATATAGTCTCCAAGCCTTAGCTCTGAAAACCATTGGAAGTGCCAAACAGACAGTGATAGACTTGTGGGTTTTGCGTTTGGTAGAGAATCAAAGGG GATATGGAGCACCTAACTTGAG GAAGATAGCAGACAAGTCTGCAGCTGCTGGGTTTTATGTGGCGGTTCCTGACTTCTTACATGGTGAACCCTTTGTGCGCAATAATCCTAACAGGACTATGCAAGCTTGGTTAAAAGATCATGATCCG GTTAAGGCATCTGTTGAAGCAAAATCATTTATTGAAGCACTGAAAAAGAAGGGTGTTTCCAAAGTAGGGGCTGCAGGCTTCTGTTGGGGCG GGAAGGTTGCAGTTGAACTTTCTAAGACTGATTATATCCAAGCTTCTGTGCTACTGCATCCTTCATATACCACTGTGGATGATATCAAGG CTGTTAAGGTTCCAATCTCGATACTTGGAGCTGAGGTTGATGGACAGGCTCCACCAAAAGTCTTGAAACAATATGAAGAGGTTTTAGCAACAAAGCCTGATCAT GTTGATTATTTCGTGAAGGTTTTCCAAAATGTTTCACATGGCTGGACCGTGAGATATAATGATAGTGATCCAGTGGCTGTGAAGAGAGCAAATGAGGCTCATAAATACATGTTGAAGTGGTTTGTTAAGCATCTTAAGTGA
- the LOC107423238 gene encoding endo-1,3;1,4-beta-D-glucanase-like isoform X1 has protein sequence MCLLPIYRYSLQALALKTIGSAKQTVIDLWVLRLVENQRGKKMLGAECLTNPPVFNASAGIGHVVNLGGINTYVTGSPFSLLAIILISDVYGYGAPNLRKIADKSAAAGFYVAVPDFLHGEPFVRNNPNRTMQAWLKDHDPVKASVEAKSFIEALKKKGVSKVGAAGFCWGGKVAVELSKTDYIQASVLLHPSYTTVDDIKAVKVPISILGAEVDGQAPPKVLKQYEEVLATKPDHVDYFVKVFQNVSHGWTVRYNDSDPVAVKRANEAHKYMLKWFVKHLK, from the exons ATGTGCCTTTTGCCCATTTATAGATATAGTCTCCAAGCCTTAGCTCTGAAAACCATTGGAAGTGCCAAACAGACAGTGATAGACTTGTGGGTTTTGCGTTTGGTAGAGAATCAAAGGGGTAAGAAAATGTTAGGGGCAGAGTGCCTCACAAATCCTCCAGTTTTCAATGCAAGCGCTGGAATTGGCCATGTTGTGAACCTTGGTGGCATTAATACCTATGTCACTGGCTCTCCTTTCTCTTTGCTTGCCATCATTCTTATATCTGATGTTTACG GATATGGAGCACCTAACTTGAG GAAGATAGCAGACAAGTCTGCAGCTGCTGGGTTTTATGTGGCGGTTCCTGACTTCTTACATGGTGAACCCTTTGTGCGCAATAATCCTAACAGGACTATGCAAGCTTGGTTAAAAGATCATGATCCG GTTAAGGCATCTGTTGAAGCAAAATCATTTATTGAAGCACTGAAAAAGAAGGGTGTTTCCAAAGTAGGGGCTGCAGGCTTCTGTTGGGGCG GGAAGGTTGCAGTTGAACTTTCTAAGACTGATTATATCCAAGCTTCTGTGCTACTGCATCCTTCATATACCACTGTGGATGATATCAAGG CTGTTAAGGTTCCAATCTCGATACTTGGAGCTGAGGTTGATGGACAGGCTCCACCAAAAGTCTTGAAACAATATGAAGAGGTTTTAGCAACAAAGCCTGATCAT GTTGATTATTTCGTGAAGGTTTTCCAAAATGTTTCACATGGCTGGACCGTGAGATATAATGATAGTGATCCAGTGGCTGTGAAGAGAGCAAATGAGGCTCATAAATACATGTTGAAGTGGTTTGTTAAGCATCTTAAGTGA
- the LOC107423240 gene encoding endo-1,3;1,4-beta-D-glucanase-like isoform X2: MGKTNSYEDFSVQVFRFAIYISLLSAEETAKEKQLIVVQCLVKLKGKRMLGPNCLTNPPVSNASAGIGHVANFGGLNTYVTGSPFALLSIILISDVFGFEAPNLRTLADKSAAAGFFVAVPDFFHGDPYIKGSAQAKAFIDALKEKGVSKIGAAGFCWGGKVAVELSKTDYIQASVLLHPAFTTVDDFKDVKVPISILGAEFDELTPPKAVKQYEEVLATKSDHVDYFVKVFRNVSHGWTTRYNNSDPVAVEKANEAHEYMLKWFVQHLK, from the exons ATGGGTAAGACTAATTCGTATGAAGACTTCTCTGTTCAGGTGTTCCGATTTGCTATTTATATATCTCTGTTAAGTGCTGAAGAGACAGCAAAAGAGAAACAGTTGATTGTGGTTCAGTGTTTGGTAAAATTAAAGGGCAAGAGAATGTTGGGTCCAAACTGCCTCACAAATCCTCCAGTCTCCAATGCAAGCGCTGGAATAGGCCATGTTGCGAACTTTGGTGGCCTCAATACCTATGTCACCGGCTCTCCTTTCGCCTTGCTTTCCATCATTCTTATATCTGACGTCTTTG GATTTGAAGCACCTAATTTGAG GACGTTAGCAGACAAGTCTGCAGCTGCTGGATTTTTCGTGGCGGTTCCTGACTTCTTCCATGGAGATCCCTAT ATTAAGGGATCTGCTCAAGCAAAAGCATTTATTGATGCATTGAAAGAGAAAGGTGTTTCCAAAATAGGGGCTGCTGGCTTCTGTTGGGGCG GGAAGGTTGCGGTTGAACTTTCAAAGACTGACTATATACAAGCTTCTGTGCTACTACATCCTGCGTTTACCACTGTGGATGATTTCAAGG ATGTTAAGGTTCCAATTTCAATACTTGGAGCCGAGTTTGATGAACTGACGCCACCAAAAGCCGTGAAACAATATGAAGAGGTTTTAGCTACAAAATCTGATCAT GTTGATTATTTCGTTAAGGTGTTCCGAAATGTTTCTCATGGCTGGACCACGAGATATAATAATAGTGATCCAGTGGCTGTGGAGAAAGCAAATGAGGCTCATGAGTACATGTTGAAGTGGTTTGTTCAGCATCTTAAGTGA
- the LOC107423240 gene encoding endo-1,3;1,4-beta-D-glucanase-like isoform X1: protein MGKTNSYEDFSVQVFRFAIYISLLSAEETAKEKQLIVVQCLVKLKGKRMLGPNCLTNPPVSNASAGIGHVANFGGLNTYVTGSPFALLSIILISDVFGFEAPNLRTLADKSAAAGFFVAVPDFFHGDPYVSDNPYNRTIDDWLKDHDPIKGSAQAKAFIDALKEKGVSKIGAAGFCWGGKVAVELSKTDYIQASVLLHPAFTTVDDFKDVKVPISILGAEFDELTPPKAVKQYEEVLATKSDHVDYFVKVFRNVSHGWTTRYNNSDPVAVEKANEAHEYMLKWFVQHLK, encoded by the exons ATGGGTAAGACTAATTCGTATGAAGACTTCTCTGTTCAGGTGTTCCGATTTGCTATTTATATATCTCTGTTAAGTGCTGAAGAGACAGCAAAAGAGAAACAGTTGATTGTGGTTCAGTGTTTGGTAAAATTAAAGGGCAAGAGAATGTTGGGTCCAAACTGCCTCACAAATCCTCCAGTCTCCAATGCAAGCGCTGGAATAGGCCATGTTGCGAACTTTGGTGGCCTCAATACCTATGTCACCGGCTCTCCTTTCGCCTTGCTTTCCATCATTCTTATATCTGACGTCTTTG GATTTGAAGCACCTAATTTGAG GACGTTAGCAGACAAGTCTGCAGCTGCTGGATTTTTCGTGGCGGTTCCTGACTTCTTCCATGGAGATCCCTATGTGAGTGATAATCCTTATAATAGGACAATTGATGATTGGCTTAAAGATCACGATCCG ATTAAGGGATCTGCTCAAGCAAAAGCATTTATTGATGCATTGAAAGAGAAAGGTGTTTCCAAAATAGGGGCTGCTGGCTTCTGTTGGGGCG GGAAGGTTGCGGTTGAACTTTCAAAGACTGACTATATACAAGCTTCTGTGCTACTACATCCTGCGTTTACCACTGTGGATGATTTCAAGG ATGTTAAGGTTCCAATTTCAATACTTGGAGCCGAGTTTGATGAACTGACGCCACCAAAAGCCGTGAAACAATATGAAGAGGTTTTAGCTACAAAATCTGATCAT GTTGATTATTTCGTTAAGGTGTTCCGAAATGTTTCTCATGGCTGGACCACGAGATATAATAATAGTGATCCAGTGGCTGTGGAGAAAGCAAATGAGGCTCATGAGTACATGTTGAAGTGGTTTGTTCAGCATCTTAAGTGA
- the LOC107423216 gene encoding endo-1,3;1,4-beta-D-glucanase-like, whose product MLGPKCITNPAVFNGSGGIGHVVNIGGLNTYVTGSSFSLLSIILISDIFGYEAPNLRTIADKSADAGFFVAVPDFFHGDPFVSGNPNRTIEDWIKDHDPVKASVEAKSFIEALRKKGVSSVGAAGFCWGGKVAVELSKTDYIQASVLLLPSRVTVDDIKEVKVPISILGAELDGMTSPKVLKQFEEVLAAKSDNVDYFIKVFQNVSHGWTVR is encoded by the exons ATGTTAGGCCCAAAGTGCATCACAAATCCTGCAGTCTTCAATGGAAGCGGTGGAATAGGCCATGTTGTGAACATTGGTGGCCTCAATACCTATGTTACTGGCTCTTCTTTCTCCTTGCTTTCCATTATTCTTATATCTGACATCTTT GGATATGAAGCACCTAACTTGAG GACGATAGCAGACAAGTCTGCGGATGCTGGATTTTTCGTGGCAGTTCCTGACTTCTTCCATGGAGATCCCTTTGTGAGTGGTAATCCTAATAGGACAATTGAAGATTGGATTAAAGACCACGATCCG GTTAAGGCATCTGTTGAAGCAAAATCATTTATAGAAGCTTTGAGAAAAAAAGGTGTTTCTTCTGTAGGGGCTGCAGGCTTCTGTTGGGG TGGGAAGGTTGCGGTTGAACTTTCGAAGACTGACTATATCCAAGCTTCTGTGTTACTACTTCCTTCAAGAGTCACTGTGGATGATATCAAGG AGGTTAAGGTTCCAATTTCGATACTTGGAGCCGAGCTTGATGG CATG ACTTCACCAAAAGTTTTGAAACAATTTGAAGAGGTTTTAGCTGCAAAGTCTGATAAT GTGGATTATTTCATCAAGGTTTTTCAAAACGTTTCGCATGGGTGGACTGTGAGATAA